The Crateriforma spongiae sequence CCTACCGGACTTCGATCTTGTGCTTGTCGATTCAGCATCGAAGATCGCTTTGATTTTGGAACTCAAGTCGTTCATCCAGCCCGCAGAGCCACGAGAAATCATTGATCGTTCCAGCGAGATCGCGAAAGGCGTGAGCCAAATCAAAATTCTGCGAGAGTATGCGGCCAGTCACGAGAGTGAGTTCTGTCAACTGCTCGATATTGATGCTGAGTATCGAATCAGCTTCGCCGTGGTCAGCCAAAACTCAATCGGCACCGGGAACGTCCAAGATGTGTCAACTCCCGTTGTCAGAGCCTCGCATTTGATTGACTCTCTCCGGACACGCGGAATCGCGCCGACCTGCGACTGGCTGGAATCGCGAGCCTATCTTCCAATCGAGGGCAAGCACTTCGACACTGTTCCAACGCAACACGAAGTCGCAGGGAAAACCTTGACTTGGTATGGCATTCGACCACTGGTTGACAGCTTGGCGGTGCAAGACTCGCGAGATACAACGAGCTGGCATCACTGAATCTACGACAGCTTCCATTGTCATTTTTCTTTGAATTCGGATTTACCAAGAACGCCGCAAGGGCGGACTCCACCGTCTATTGAGTGCATCCGGTTTCATCGGCCGACGCTTCTTGCGATCACTCGAACTATCATTAAGTCTTAAAGCGTTCTGTATTCTCAGATTCGGACGTCGAGCAGGAATGGAATGCCCCCATTTCCTGATCCACGGTTATGCGAGTACGGGTTGGTTAAAAGATTCCACAGTGGGCTGCTTCCGCGAAGGGAGCGCAGCGAACGAAGCGGAAGTAGCCCACTGTGAAGCAAAATCCGCTGGGGCCATGCCACCGATGCCGCTGTGCGGACGTCGATGGTTGTACGTTTGACGCCATGACTCAATGATCGACTGTGCCTCGGACAAGCAGCTGAACAGCTCGCA is a genomic window containing:
- a CDS encoding integrase core domain-containing protein, whose protein sequence is MSDLFVSRGIPSFIRSDNGPEFISKAVRSFLDFIEVGTSYIEPGSPWQNGYVESFHSRLRDECLSCELFSCLSEAQSIIESWRQTYNHRRPHSGIGGMAPADFASQWATSASFAALPSRKQPTVESFNQPVLA